A DNA window from Thermodesulfatator atlanticus DSM 21156 contains the following coding sequences:
- the rpmG gene encoding 50S ribosomal protein L33, whose product MAKSDVRVTIHLQCTECKRRNYTTTKNRRNTPDKLELRKYCPWDRKHTIHREVKAK is encoded by the coding sequence ATGGCTAAATCAGATGTTCGTGTCACTATACATTTGCAATGTACTGAGTGTAAACGTCGTAACTACACTACGACAAAGAATCGTCGTAACACTCCAGACAAGTTAGAATTGCGTAAATATTGTCCCTGGGATCGCAAACACACGATTCACAGGGAAGTAAAAGCTAAATAG